The following nucleotide sequence is from Betaproteobacteria bacterium.
GTCAAGCCGCTGAACCATGCGGCAGCCGATTTTTTCGGCAGCAGTGATCGCGCCGCGCCCAGCGCGCCTGCCTGGTCCGAAGGCAGCGATGTCGGTGGCTACCGCCTGATTCGCGAAATTGGTCTCGGCGGCATGGGTGCGGTGTGGCTGGCCGAGCCGAGTGACGGTGTATTGAAACGACAAGTGGCGTTGAAAATGCCACTGTTTGCGATCCACAACAAGGCACTCGCGGAGCGGTTTGATCGCGAGCGCGACATTCTGGCGAGCCTTACGCATCCCAATATCGCCCGCCTGTACGATGCGGGCGCCACCCAAAGCGGTCAGCCCTTCCTCGCGCTTGAGTATGTTGAGGGGTTATCCATTACGCAACATTGTGTTGAGCGGAAGCTGACGATTCCGGCGCGCATCCGGCTGTTTATGCAGGTGCTCGCCGCCGTTCAGCACGCCCACAGCAACCTCGTACTCCACCGTGATCTCAAGCCATCGAACGTATTGGTCACCGTGGACGGGCAAGTCAAACTGCTCGATTTCGGTATTGCGAATT
It contains:
- a CDS encoding serine/threonine protein kinase — translated: MAVALQDLPTLSRLLDDGWELSAAERKLWLATLPPEHQRFSQTLDEMLSRQAGVETDVFVKPLNHAAADFFGSSDRAAPSAPAWSEGSDVGGYRLIREIGLGGMGAVWLAEPSDGVLKRQVALKMPLFAIHNKALAERFDRERDILASLTHPNIARLYDAGATQSGQPFLALEYVEGLSITQHCVERKLTIPARIRLFMQVLAAVQHAHSNLVLHRDLKPSNVLVTVDGQVKLLDFGIAN